From the genome of Deinococcus sp. AJ005, one region includes:
- a CDS encoding MJ1477/TM1410 family putative glycoside hydrolase, whose product MRAARTWAIQLGGLGGADGPRLAPLKRAPFGLLVIEPNDDDGQPWSRAEVETAAQSKLLVAYLSVGAAEDYRRYWQAGWKVGQPDWILKADPDWPGNYDVAYWNPAWQKLALAGLDTLIDQGFGGVYLDLIDAYMRRPERPTARAEMVRWVCEIAAHAHARDPQFLIIPQNAPELLSDPGYAACVNATAQEETFVYATDEVTEAGRQTELLASFKAWRKLGKPVLTLDYASNPGLISQTYSRARAAGLVPYVSVRNLDVLTPGR is encoded by the coding sequence TTGCGGGCCGCACGCACCTGGGCCATTCAACTGGGCGGTCTGGGCGGCGCGGATGGGCCGCGCCTGGCCCCGCTGAAACGCGCTCCCTTTGGTCTACTGGTCATCGAGCCGAACGACGACGACGGCCAGCCCTGGAGCCGCGCCGAGGTGGAAACCGCCGCACAGAGTAAATTGCTCGTCGCCTACCTGAGCGTGGGGGCCGCCGAGGATTACCGCCGTTACTGGCAGGCGGGCTGGAAGGTGGGACAGCCGGACTGGATTTTAAAGGCTGATCCCGACTGGCCCGGCAATTACGACGTGGCGTACTGGAATCCGGCGTGGCAAAAGCTGGCACTGGCCGGGCTGGACACCCTGATCGATCAGGGTTTTGGCGGCGTCTACCTGGACCTGATCGACGCCTACATGCGCCGCCCGGAACGGCCCACCGCCCGCGCCGAGATGGTGCGCTGGGTCTGCGAGATCGCCGCGCACGCCCACGCCCGTGACCCTCAGTTTCTGATCATCCCGCAGAACGCCCCCGAACTGCTCTCTGACCCCGGTTACGCCGCCTGCGTGAACGCTACCGCGCAGGAAGAAACCTTTGTCTATGCCACGGATGAGGTCACGGAAGCCGGGCGGCAGACCGAACTGCTGGCCAGCTTCAAAGCCTGGCGCAAGCTGGGAAAGCCAGTGCTGACGCTGGATTACGCCTCGAATCCTGGCCTGATTTCGCAAACCTACAGCCGCGCCCGCGCCGCCGGGCTGGTGCCGTATGTCAGCGTGCGGAATCTGGACGTGCTGACGCCAGGGCGCTAA
- a CDS encoding FtsW/RodA/SpoVE family cell cycle protein, with protein MSLQLIIAQVLLMALGLLGIAAARPDLIVEHGWKTALALGITFAVARLRPKTFLKLGPPFWAFTLLLLLLVLVIGVGTAESTATKRWLDFGGPFRFQPSELAKLGLIMMLASFFSRRGVQNKLLSATVMIVLTTALIFAEPDLGSSVLMFGLGIILMYAAGVRISNITGFLFALALMALPVFSVYLEKHPYILARWQGHQVRDEERAIGLDQIGLAHRDLSWGGWWGQGPDGRRYEYFAAHTDMVVASVGFTTGLLGVVTLLFCYWLIVSVALQTSQLAARIRPMTAEIHGASILATGAMFMIVGQAMVNLAVAAGVFPVTGVPLPLVSFGFSSMLTMSVALGIIHSALREVKRNLPETETRPAEDRVAESEGMGLGAD; from the coding sequence ATGAGTCTGCAACTGATCATCGCGCAGGTGCTGCTCATGGCGCTGGGCCTGCTAGGCATCGCCGCCGCGCGCCCGGATCTGATCGTGGAACACGGCTGGAAAACGGCGCTGGCGCTGGGCATCACCTTCGCGGTGGCCCGGCTGCGGCCCAAAACCTTTCTGAAGTTGGGGCCGCCGTTCTGGGCCTTCACGCTGCTGCTGCTGCTGCTGGTGCTGGTGATCGGGGTGGGCACTGCCGAAAGCACCGCCACCAAACGATGGCTGGATTTCGGCGGCCCCTTCCGCTTTCAACCTTCCGAACTGGCCAAATTGGGCCTGATCATGATGCTGGCGTCGTTCTTCTCGCGCCGGGGCGTGCAGAACAAGCTCCTGAGCGCCACGGTCATGATCGTGCTGACCACCGCCCTGATCTTTGCCGAGCCGGACCTGGGCAGCAGCGTCTTGATGTTCGGGCTGGGCATTATTTTGATGTATGCCGCCGGTGTGCGGATCAGCAACATCACTGGCTTTCTGTTTGCGCTAGCGCTGATGGCGCTGCCCGTTTTCTCGGTCTACCTGGAGAAACACCCCTATATCCTGGCCCGGTGGCAGGGCCATCAGGTCCGTGATGAGGAGCGGGCCATCGGCCTCGATCAGATTGGCCTGGCCCACAGGGACCTGAGTTGGGGCGGCTGGTGGGGCCAGGGGCCAGATGGCAGGCGCTACGAGTATTTTGCCGCCCACACCGACATGGTGGTGGCCTCGGTGGGCTTTACCACCGGGCTGCTGGGCGTGGTCACGCTGCTGTTCTGCTACTGGCTGATCGTTTCGGTGGCCCTGCAAACCTCGCAGCTGGCCGCGCGCATCCGGCCCATGACTGCCGAGATCCACGGGGCCAGCATTCTGGCGACGGGCGCGATGTTCATGATCGTGGGGCAGGCGATGGTGAATCTGGCCGTTGCCGCCGGGGTTTTCCCGGTCACGGGCGTGCCGCTGCCGCTGGTCAGCTTCGGCTTTTCCAGCATGCTGACCATGAGCGTGGCGCTGGGCATCATCCATTCCGCCCTGCGCGAGGTCAAACGCAACCTGCCCGAGACCGAGACTCGGCCCGCCGAGGACAGGGTTGCCGAAAGCGAGGGCATGGGACTGGGTGCCGATTGA
- the murD gene encoding UDP-N-acetylmuramoyl-L-alanine--D-glutamate ligase, producing the protein MTGEQDVGEGSGGNGSLLIYGLGRSGRGVARFLSSEGTRAQWHDARPSAEDLALMDKLHYGRGDVGGTYATVVAAPGVPIDHPDLESLRGRGAEIIGEVMLAARLRLALPIVGVTGTAGKGGTTVLIASLLRACGVRAREGGNIDPPLLDVVDTAAVAVAELSSFQLERVPGLRLPVAVITNLGVDHLDRHRTVAAYHAAKLNITAGQQEGDVLIVPEGLEISTRAEILAFSPARLVLNSGEEVLTAAELPDAIHPANAAAALLAAEAMLIRLGRPVQTEVLAAALRAAQPQRGRFETVAQVSGVRFIDDSIATRTIAVQAALERARPPIAWLVGGRDKGAELGPLREAARGRVKTVIAFGEDGEKLARELGLPFVTVSGADGDETMRAAARAGLKALGTEGTVLLAPIGTSFDQFRDYAQRGDSFRRAALALAQPAREEDA; encoded by the coding sequence GTGACTGGGGAACAGGATGTGGGGGAAGGCAGTGGTGGCAACGGAAGTCTCCTGATTTACGGTCTGGGCCGCAGTGGACGTGGCGTGGCGCGGTTTCTGTCCTCAGAGGGAACGCGGGCGCAGTGGCACGACGCCCGGCCCTCTGCTGAAGATCTGGCGTTGATGGATAAGTTGCATTACGGGCGCGGCGACGTGGGCGGCACTTACGCAACGGTCGTGGCGGCTCCCGGTGTGCCCATCGATCACCCGGACCTGGAAAGCCTGCGCGGGCGCGGCGCGGAGATCATCGGTGAGGTGATGCTGGCCGCCCGCCTGCGCCTGGCGCTGCCCATCGTGGGCGTGACTGGCACGGCGGGCAAGGGCGGAACCACGGTGCTGATCGCCTCGCTGCTGCGGGCCTGCGGAGTTCGCGCGCGCGAGGGCGGCAACATCGATCCGCCGCTGCTGGATGTGGTGGACACGGCAGCGGTGGCGGTGGCCGAACTGTCCAGCTTTCAACTGGAACGGGTGCCCGGCCTGCGCCTGCCCGTGGCCGTGATCACCAATCTGGGTGTCGATCATCTGGACCGCCACCGCACCGTGGCCGCCTACCACGCCGCCAAACTGAACATCACGGCGGGGCAGCAGGAGGGCGACGTGCTGATCGTCCCGGAGGGGCTGGAGATCAGCACGCGCGCTGAGATCCTTGCTTTCTCCCCGGCGCGGCTGGTGCTGAACAGTGGCGAGGAAGTCCTGACCGCTGCCGAACTGCCCGACGCCATCCATCCGGCCAACGCCGCCGCCGCACTGCTGGCCGCCGAGGCCATGCTGATCCGGCTGGGCCGCCCAGTGCAGACCGAGGTGCTGGCCGCTGCCCTGCGCGCTGCCCAGCCACAGCGGGGCCGCTTCGAGACGGTGGCGCAGGTGAGCGGCGTGCGCTTTATCGACGACAGCATCGCCACCCGCACCATCGCTGTGCAGGCGGCGCTGGAGCGAGCGAGGCCGCCGATTGCCTGGCTGGTGGGTGGGCGTGACAAGGGGGCGGAGCTGGGGCCGCTGCGTGAGGCCGCCCGGGGCCGCGTGAAAACCGTGATCGCCTTTGGTGAAGACGGCGAGAAGCTGGCCCGCGAACTGGGGCTGCCCTTTGTGACTGTCTCCGGGGCTGATGGAGATGAAACCATGCGAGCGGCGGCGCGTGCTGGACTGAAGGCATTGGGGACTGAAGGCACCGTTCTGCTGGCCCCTATCGGCACCAGTTTCGATCAGTTCCGGGACTACGCCCAGCGGGGCGACAGTTTCCGGCGGGCAGCGCTGGCTCTGGCGCAGCCTGCCAGGGAGGAGGACGCATGA
- a CDS encoding sulfocyanin-like copper-binding protein, whose protein sequence is MKKILFVAGLLMLGQASAATYVSNDAATKTATITVNAGEGSDNGGLNFNGADHGKKGFTIPAGWTVKMVFKNVGMMPHSAVVTKGATLPSSITEKDAAFAKAYTSKLAGGIAGGSKAETVVFKVGKAGTYNLVCGVPGHGLGGQYVGFMVSGTAKTASFK, encoded by the coding sequence ATGAAAAAGATTCTGTTCGTTGCCGGGCTATTGATGCTCGGTCAGGCCAGCGCCGCAACCTATGTCAGCAATGACGCGGCCACCAAGACTGCCACCATTACGGTCAATGCCGGAGAGGGCAGCGACAACGGCGGTCTGAACTTTAACGGGGCCGATCACGGCAAGAAGGGATTTACCATCCCCGCCGGATGGACCGTCAAGATGGTCTTCAAGAATGTCGGGATGATGCCCCACAGCGCCGTCGTGACCAAGGGCGCAACGCTGCCGTCCAGCATCACGGAAAAGGATGCGGCCTTCGCCAAGGCTTACACCTCCAAACTCGCCGGGGGCATCGCGGGGGGCAGCAAGGCCGAGACGGTGGTGTTCAAGGTGGGTAAGGCCGGAACCTACAACTTGGTCTGCGGCGTGCCCGGCCACGGTCTGGGCGGCCAGTACGTGGGCTTTATGGTGTCCGGCACGGCTAAGACCGCCAGTTTCAAATAA
- a CDS encoding Mov34/MPN/PAD-1 family protein → MSLILPPVLADALWAHAAREFPRECVGALGGTGRTAEDLDREEARAVALYPLPNISPQPEREYLADPVHLLRALKAMRGGGLALVALYHSHPRGPAWPSSTDLRLAAYPVPYVIADLQNRVLRAYRLPQGKAVEVRVEE, encoded by the coding sequence GTGTCCCTGATTCTGCCTCCCGTGCTGGCCGACGCGCTGTGGGCGCACGCCGCCCGCGAGTTTCCACGCGAATGCGTGGGCGCGCTGGGCGGCACAGGCCGGACGGCGGAGGATTTGGATCGTGAGGAAGCCCGCGCCGTGGCGCTGTACCCCCTGCCCAACATTTCCCCGCAGCCGGAGCGCGAGTATCTGGCAGATCCGGTGCATCTGCTGCGTGCCCTCAAGGCCATGCGCGGGGGCGGTCTGGCCCTGGTGGCGCTGTACCACAGCCATCCGCGCGGCCCGGCGTGGCCCAGTTCCACCGATCTGCGTCTGGCCGCTTACCCGGTGCCCTATGTGATCGCGGACCTGCAAAACCGGGTGCTGCGCGCCTATCGGCTGCCACAGGGAAAAGCGGTAGAAGTGCGTGTGGAAGAGTGA